In the Leptospira limi genome, one interval contains:
- a CDS encoding acetyl-CoA carboxylase biotin carboxylase subunit, with protein sequence MKPIQKILIANRGEIAVRVIRTAKKMGIKTVAVYSDPDSQSLFVLSADEAYPLGGTDARSSYLNVDKVIEACLATGADAVHPGYGFLSENTDFAKKLEQNGIRFIGPKPHSIEAMGDKIGSRILVAKSGVPVVPGYEGQSQEMSIFKKEADNIGYPVMAKASAGGGGKGMRRINSPDDLESGILSAKREAMSAFGDDRILLEKYIVNPRHVEFQIFGDTQGNIIHLHERDCSLQRRHQKVVEETPAPNFPSSLKSKMAEAAVMAGKAVQYEGAGTVEFILGESGEFYFLEMNTRLQVEHPVSEMTTGLDLVEWQIRVCQGEPLPILQTPPQKGHAVEVRIYAEDPKEGFLPSIGKIHHLSFPTREDLRIDSGVVTGSEITMYYDPMIAKLIVWGEDRETAIQRLVECLSETIVFGPKTNLQFLQKLVSTKEFFQGKVSTHYIADHEVELLKENTKEELKLALAGLFFSSKQNVDPWMA encoded by the coding sequence ATGAAGCCGATCCAAAAAATACTCATCGCCAATCGTGGTGAAATTGCTGTACGAGTCATACGCACTGCAAAAAAAATGGGGATCAAAACAGTAGCTGTTTATTCTGATCCCGATTCTCAAAGTTTGTTCGTTTTAAGCGCAGACGAAGCCTATCCTTTAGGTGGAACAGATGCACGTTCTTCTTACTTAAATGTGGACAAAGTGATCGAAGCTTGTTTGGCAACAGGCGCAGATGCAGTCCATCCTGGTTATGGATTTTTATCCGAAAATACGGACTTTGCTAAAAAATTAGAACAAAACGGGATTCGATTCATTGGTCCAAAACCTCACTCCATTGAAGCCATGGGTGATAAGATCGGCTCACGCATATTAGTTGCTAAAAGTGGAGTTCCTGTTGTGCCAGGTTATGAAGGCCAATCCCAAGAGATGTCTATCTTCAAAAAAGAAGCGGATAATATTGGATACCCTGTCATGGCAAAGGCGAGTGCTGGTGGTGGTGGAAAGGGTATGCGCCGTATCAATTCACCTGATGATTTAGAATCAGGAATTTTATCTGCCAAACGAGAAGCAATGTCGGCTTTTGGTGATGATCGTATCTTATTAGAAAAATACATTGTGAATCCAAGGCACGTTGAATTCCAAATTTTTGGTGATACCCAAGGAAACATCATCCACCTTCACGAAAGGGATTGTTCGTTACAAAGAAGACACCAAAAGGTTGTGGAAGAAACACCAGCTCCCAATTTTCCGTCCTCTCTAAAATCAAAAATGGCAGAGGCAGCTGTCATGGCTGGCAAAGCTGTTCAATATGAAGGTGCTGGAACCGTCGAATTCATATTAGGTGAGAGTGGTGAGTTTTATTTTTTAGAAATGAACACTCGGTTACAAGTGGAACACCCTGTCTCAGAAATGACAACGGGACTTGATTTAGTAGAATGGCAAATTCGCGTTTGCCAAGGAGAACCACTTCCGATCCTCCAAACTCCTCCTCAGAAAGGACATGCGGTCGAAGTGCGAATTTATGCCGAAGATCCAAAAGAAGGTTTTTTACCTTCCATCGGGAAAATCCATCATTTGTCCTTTCCCACAAGAGAAGACTTAAGGATCGATTCAGGAGTGGTGACGGGATCCGAAATTACAATGTATTATGACCCCATGATCGCAAAACTAATTGTATGGGGAGAAGATCGTGAAACAGCCATTCAGCGATTGGTAGAATGTTTGTCTGAAACAATTGTCTTTGGCCCAAAAACTAATTTGCAGTTTTTGCAAAAATTGGTATCAACAAAGGAATTTTTCCAAGGTAAGGTTTCTACTCATTATATTGCAGACCATGAAGTGGAATTATTAAAAGAGAATACAAAAGAAGAACTCAAACTTGCGTTAGCGGGTCTTTTTTTCTCATCAAAACAAAACGTTGATCCTTGGATGGCATAA
- a CDS encoding acetyl-CoA carboxylase biotin carboxyl carrier protein subunit gives MDFLFETKSKPTSVHVSGNRIRVRLENQTFTIDTDSLIEGLKPKDQNLVTVQMKDGSLLRFLKTRSEIFFHWKGETWNAKLAERSYEVAGQTSPEIKSPMPGKVVQISTAVGSEHGLGETLLILEAMKMENAIKAPYPCRVEEIRKQQGELVQQDEVLLILHRIEVEKT, from the coding sequence ATGGACTTTTTATTTGAAACAAAATCGAAACCAACGTCTGTACATGTTAGTGGTAATCGCATTCGTGTACGTTTGGAAAACCAGACCTTTACCATTGATACTGATTCACTGATTGAAGGATTGAAACCCAAAGACCAAAATTTGGTCACTGTCCAAATGAAAGATGGTTCCTTACTTAGATTTCTGAAGACACGTAGTGAAATATTTTTTCACTGGAAAGGGGAAACTTGGAATGCAAAATTAGCAGAACGTTCCTATGAAGTCGCAGGCCAAACTTCCCCTGAGATCAAAAGCCCTATGCCAGGTAAAGTAGTGCAAATCTCTACTGCAGTTGGAAGCGAACACGGTTTAGGGGAAACACTGTTAATTTTGGAAGCCATGAAAATGGAAAATGCCATCAAAGCCCCATACCCTTGCCGCGTAGAAGAAATCCGAAAACAACAAGGGGAACTTGTTCAACAGGATGAGGTACTGCTAATTTTACACAGAATCGAAGTGGAAAAAACATAA